Proteins co-encoded in one Caldisericia bacterium genomic window:
- a CDS encoding 3-methyl-2-oxobutanoate dehydrogenase subunit VorB translates to MSEKVFMKGAEALAEAVIRSGCRFFYGYPITPQNEVPEYFARKFPLIGGLYLQAESEVAAINMVYGTACAGKRVFTSTSSPGFSLMQEGISYIACSNVPVVVANVVRGGPGLGGISPAQSDYFQATKGGGHGDYKVVVIAPSSVQEIVDLVPKAFEIADKYRTVVAILLDGVLGQMMEAVEFNYEIDPNMLPEKSWALTGAKGRKKNTIVSFNLDPEKLELMNLELRKKYDEIEKNEKMWEEYKLQDAEYIFVAYGTVARIIKTVVDEEREKGIKVGLFRPITLWPFPYQELRKFVNQAKFFLDVEMSLGQMIEDTRLAILDMKPTFFYGRTGGVVPTTVEIKEVFEKKMKEVI, encoded by the coding sequence ATGAGCGAAAAAGTTTTTATGAAAGGTGCAGAAGCATTAGCAGAAGCAGTTATTCGTTCTGGTTGTAGATTTTTTTATGGATATCCAATAACTCCTCAAAATGAAGTACCAGAATATTTTGCAAGAAAATTTCCACTTATAGGAGGACTTTATCTTCAAGCTGAAAGTGAAGTTGCAGCAATTAATATGGTATATGGAACAGCATGTGCAGGAAAAAGAGTTTTTACTTCAACTTCATCTCCTGGATTTTCTCTTATGCAAGAAGGAATTTCTTACATTGCATGTTCAAATGTACCAGTTGTTGTTGCTAATGTAGTTAGAGGAGGACCTGGGCTTGGTGGAATTTCTCCTGCACAATCAGACTACTTCCAAGCAACAAAAGGAGGAGGACATGGAGATTATAAAGTTGTTGTTATTGCACCTTCATCTGTTCAAGAAATAGTTGATCTTGTTCCAAAAGCATTTGAAATTGCTGATAAATATAGAACAGTAGTTGCAATTTTATTAGATGGTGTTTTAGGTCAAATGATGGAGGCAGTTGAATTTAATTATGAAATTGATCCAAATATGCTTCCAGAAAAATCATGGGCTTTAACAGGTGCTAAAGGAAGAAAGAAAAATACGATTGTTTCATTTAATCTTGATCCTGAAAAACTTGAATTAATGAATTTGGAATTAAGAAAAAAATATGATGAGATAGAGAAAAATGAGAAAATGTGGGAAGAGTATAAACTTCAAGATGCAGAATATATTTTTGTTGCATATGGAACTGTTGCAAGAATTATAAAAACAGTTGTGGATGAGGAAAGAGAAAAAGGAATTAAGGTTGGACTTTTTAGACCTATTACTTTATGGCCATTTCCATATCAAGAATTGAGAAAATTTGTTAATCAAGCAAAATTTTTCCTAGATGTTGAAATGAGTTTAGGTCAGATGATTGAAGATACTAGACTAGCAATATTAGATATGAAACCAACATTTTTCTATGGAAGAACTGGAGGAGTTGTTCCAACTACAGTTGAAATAAAGGAAGTTTTTGAGAAAAAAATGAAGGAGGTAATATAA
- a CDS encoding 2-oxoacid:acceptor oxidoreductase family protein, translated as MEKRLEAIIAGFGGQGVMLMGELICEAATKLNLFATFFPSYGPEMRGGTANCNVIVSDKPIASPVLATSQNIIVMNKPSLDKFESRVKEKGILFMNSSLIDKEPTRNDIEIIKIPANEIADKLGNSVVANMVMLGAFIEKTKYLPLEVVKEVVEKFLSERKKELIEINLNALEEGAKLVK; from the coding sequence ATGGAAAAAAGATTAGAAGCAATAATAGCAGGTTTTGGTGGTCAAGGTGTAATGTTAATGGGTGAATTAATTTGTGAAGCAGCAACAAAACTAAATCTTTTTGCAACATTCTTTCCATCATACGGTCCTGAAATGAGAGGTGGTACAGCAAATTGTAATGTTATTGTATCTGATAAACCAATTGCATCACCTGTTCTTGCAACAAGTCAAAATATAATTGTTATGAATAAACCTTCTCTTGATAAATTTGAAAGTAGAGTAAAAGAAAAGGGCATTCTTTTTATGAATTCATCTTTAATTGATAAAGAACCAACAAGAAATGACATAGAAATAATAAAAATTCCTGCAAATGAAATTGCTGATAAATTAGGGAATAGTGTTGTTGCAAATATGGTTATGTTAGGAGCATTTATCGAGAAAACAAAATATCTTCCACTTGAGGTTGTAAAAGAAGTTGTTGAAAAATTTTTAAGCGAGAGGAAAAAAGAACTAATTGAAATAAATCTTAATGCATTAGAAGAAGGAGCAAAGTTAGTAAAATAA
- a CDS encoding thiamine pyrophosphate-dependent enzyme yields the protein MEVKTIYKYPESLEKRVTHYCPGCHHGIVHKLIAELIDELNLIEKTVIVWPIGCSVLGYEYFKVDSCVAAHGRAPAMATGIKRANPENFVLAYQGDGDLASIGMAEIVHAAARGEKITVIFINNTNYGMTGGQMAPTTLPGQKTTTSPYGRDPNVCGYPIKVAELLSNLEGAAYIARVALNKPARITQAKKFLRKAFNAQLRGIGFSLVEFLSACPVQWHMTPLKALERIENELIPFYPLGEFKIKEGVE from the coding sequence ATGGAAGTTAAAACAATTTATAAATATCCAGAATCACTTGAAAAAAGAGTTACACATTATTGTCCAGGTTGCCACCATGGCATAGTACATAAACTAATTGCAGAATTAATTGATGAATTGAATTTAATTGAGAAAACAGTTATAGTTTGGCCAATTGGTTGTTCTGTTTTAGGTTATGAATATTTTAAAGTCGATTCATGTGTTGCAGCTCATGGAAGAGCACCAGCAATGGCAACAGGAATAAAAAGAGCAAATCCAGAAAATTTTGTTTTAGCATATCAAGGCGATGGCGATCTTGCATCGATTGGTATGGCTGAAATTGTTCATGCAGCAGCTAGAGGAGAAAAGATAACTGTTATTTTTATAAATAATACAAATTATGGTATGACTGGTGGACAAATGGCACCAACAACACTTCCTGGACAAAAAACTACAACATCTCCATACGGAAGAGATCCTAATGTTTGTGGTTATCCAATTAAAGTTGCTGAACTTTTATCAAACCTTGAAGGCGCAGCATATATAGCAAGGGTTGCACTAAATAAACCTGCAAGAATTACTCAAGCTAAAAAATTCTTAAGAAAAGCATTTAATGCACAACTTAGAGGTATTGGATTTTCTCTTGTTGAATTTTTGTCTGCTTGTCCAGTTCAATGGCATATGACTCCGCTTAAAGCACTAGAAAGAATAGAAAATGAACTTATTCCATTTTATCCACTTGGTGAATTTAAAATAAAAGAGGGGGTTGAGTAA
- a CDS encoding 4Fe-4S binding protein, translating into MDKISKVLINEEFCKECLYCINFCPTHVLESDFSKFNSRGFHPAKLVDEEGCIMCGICAQVCPEGAIEVFRIKEEVKK; encoded by the coding sequence ATGGATAAAATTTCAAAAGTTTTAATTAATGAAGAGTTTTGTAAAGAGTGCCTTTACTGTATTAATTTTTGTCCAACTCATGTTCTTGAGAGTGATTTTTCCAAATTTAACTCAAGAGGTTTTCATCCTGCAAAACTTGTAGATGAGGAAGGTTGTATCATGTGCGGAATATGTGCTCAGGTTTGTCCAGAAGGTGCAATTGAGGTGTTTAGAATCAAAGAGGAGGTTAAGAAATGA
- the buk gene encoding butyrate kinase: protein MERILVINPGSTSTKIGIFEGEKPLFIEVIRHNSEEIKSFKKIFDQYDFRKNAVLQFLKNKNIDPSTLSCVVGRGGLIKPLASGTYIINEKMIEDLREAKRGEHASNLGAIIAYEIAKPLRIPAFIVDPVVVDEMDDIARISGLKGIERKSIFHALNQKAVARRAAKDLGKRYEDVNLIVAHLGGGISVGAHRKGRVVDVNNALNGDGPFAPERAGGLPTQDLVDLCFSGKYTFEEMKKKLAGEGGLVSHLGTNDAREVEKRILEGDSYAKLVYEAMAYQVAKTIGEMAAVLKGEIDAIVLTGGIAYSEMLTNLIKERISFLGKILIYPGEDEMEALALGALRVLRKEEEPKIYE from the coding sequence ATGGAAAGAATTCTTGTTATAAATCCTGGTTCAACTTCAACAAAGATTGGAATTTTTGAAGGTGAGAAACCTCTTTTTATTGAAGTTATAAGGCATAATTCTGAAGAGATTAAAAGTTTCAAAAAAATTTTTGATCAATATGATTTTAGAAAAAACGCTGTTTTACAATTTCTTAAAAATAAAAATATTGATCCATCGACTCTTTCTTGTGTTGTAGGAAGAGGTGGTCTTATTAAACCACTTGCAAGTGGAACTTACATAATAAATGAAAAGATGATAGAAGATCTTAGAGAAGCAAAAAGAGGAGAACATGCAAGTAATCTCGGTGCAATTATTGCTTATGAAATCGCAAAACCTCTTAGAATTCCTGCTTTTATTGTTGACCCTGTAGTTGTAGATGAAATGGATGATATAGCAAGAATTTCAGGACTCAAAGGAATTGAGAGAAAAAGTATTTTCCATGCTTTAAATCAAAAAGCAGTCGCAAGAAGAGCAGCAAAAGATCTTGGAAAGAGATATGAAGATGTGAATTTGATTGTTGCACATCTTGGAGGAGGAATTTCAGTTGGTGCACATAGAAAAGGAAGAGTTGTTGATGTTAATAATGCACTAAATGGAGATGGTCCATTTGCACCAGAAAGAGCAGGAGGACTTCCAACCCAAGATTTAGTTGATTTATGTTTTAGTGGTAAATACACATTTGAAGAAATGAAAAAGAAATTAGCAGGTGAAGGAGGTCTTGTTTCTCATCTTGGAACAAATGATGCAAGAGAAGTTGAAAAAAGAATTTTAGAAGGAGACTCTTATGCAAAACTTGTTTATGAAGCAATGGCCTACCAAGTTGCAAAAACAATTGGAGAGATGGCAGCAGTTTTAAAAGGTGAAATTGATGCTATTGTTTTAACAGGAGGCATTGCTTATTCTGAAATGCTTACAAATTTAATAAAAGAGAGGATAAGTTTTTTAGGAAAAATTTTAATTTATCCTGGTGAGGATGAAATGGAAGCATTGGCTCTTGGAGCATTGAGGGTTTTGAGAAAAGAAGAGGAGCCAAAAATATATGAATGA